A region of the Denticeps clupeoides chromosome 12, fDenClu1.1, whole genome shotgun sequence genome:
CCAAACTGGAGTCCAGACACCTGAGCAGCAACCTCCCCGTCCACAGGGCCAGCTCCTTCTctgcctccacctcctccattcCCTCCATTCCCTCCATTCCCACCTCCCCGCTTGCCAGGGAGTTTGGGATCAAGGGAGCCCTAAAGAGGAGGGGGGTTCTGGGGCCGCAGTTCTCACCAACCAGGGTCACGTTCTCCCCGGAAAGGAGCTCGGGCACCCGTTCAGCCTACAGCAGCCCCCAGGTGCCCAAAAAGTTGCTGTCGTACTCCAAGGACACGCTGGACCTCCACAACAGACCACAGCCCGAGCCCTGGAGGGATCTGGGGAGAAACGGGAACTGGAAGTCCGGCCATCCAAACTCTAAAAGCCTTGACAACACAGACGTTCAggctccctcacacaaccatcaCAGGCCCAGCAACGGGAACCTGCTCTGGCATGGACCTGCTGCCAACCGGAGGCTGAGAGCTGCCACGGAGCAGGACCAGTGGAGCACTGGAGGAGAACTGTCCTCCATCAAGACCAAGAACCAGGCTGGCCGAGCAGGCAGGGAGGTGCCTCGCATGGCGGCTGTGGCTCCTTTCCGCTTCAGGTGGGTGCTGTTGCAGACTATCATACACcaagcgacatacaatcagtagttacagagacagtcccccggagacactcggcccaggaagtgggctttgaacctgggactacCACCCCAGCAGATACGAACACCTTAGTCAAGAAGGCAGAGAAATGATGTGTCCAAATCATGCAGTGTATATTAATTAAAGTTATTACTTGTTGTGAgctaacatttttatataaaaatatcgaCTCTGTTATCCGCTGAGGTTATAGTCCAGCTAGAAGTGTGAGGTAATGGTGCACGTTTGTGAACAGCTCCATCTGGCCTCGTTCATGGCGTGCGGCACAGTAAACCCTGAGCCGTGTCCAGCCGCTGTGTGTTGCTTCAGGTTGCAGATCCAGGAGGACGTGGACGGCTCTTCGCTGGAGGACGTCAGCGACTGCTCCTCTGACTCCATGGAGGTGTGCTGCGAGGACCTGGGTACGAGTGAGATATGAAGacaaatatatttcacatttctcCAACTTTTCAGAGTGGTGAGGGACATTCCGGAAGAGACGTTATCTGTGCAACCGGATAGGAAAttcagaaatactgcataataataataataatgcgattaaatgaaaggaaataacgTTCCGTCTCGTTTTcatcaaatgaaaatgaagagacattttcgtatattttttttttttttgtaaattcaaGTCCAGTTATAACTGGaccttaatgaaatgaaattgggATAAATCTCTCCATTCCTCGTCCTTGACTGTGCACGGCTATTCAGCTTCTCCCATTTCCTGCGCGCAGGAACTGAACTACGGTACAATTAGAAGGTTCCAGGAACTGGTTTTATTTTCGCCCACAGCTTCCTTTAGATGTTCGCCTAGTTTGTCCACTTTTTCATCCATCATCTTGAGCTGACGAGCTTATTTCAGAGCTCATAACTTTTTAGGGAGGTATGTTAGTAAAGAAGTAGTTACAAGTGCAGGGCACTGAGGAGATTTACGGCTCAAACGTTTCAGCACATCCTGCCAAGTTGAGTCTAATTCTGCTTCAGCTTTGGCGACGCGGAGACAGACATGTCTTCCTCACGCTGAGTGTCCAAGCGGCCAGAACCAGACCTTCGTCTGGCAGGGGATTAGAACAGATGCTGTGGCTGCTGATTTATTCTCTCCCCGTTCCATCCCGGTGCACATTTCCGAGACGCAGGCAATCGTTTACTGGAGCAGAAACGGACGTTTcagacggggcagtggtggcctagcgggtaaggaaacagaaggctgccggttcgaattccaaaccgccaaggttccgctgaggtccccttgatcaaggcaccgaccccacaaactgctccccgggcgcctgtcatggccgcccactgctccctcaggggacgggttaaatgctgaggacacatttcactgggtgctgtgctgtggtgtgtccaATCGAAGTCTGTCAGCGTGTTTCATTAAAATACAGCAGTTTTAGTATATAAAGACTTATAAAGTCAAACTTTATGTCTCCCTCTAAGCTTGGCTCCCTGAGTTAAAAATGTTGCACGCATGTCACTTCTGACAGCGTCACACTCACCGGAATGTGAGGTTCATGAAATTTATTTTCTGCCTGTTCTTCCCTAccagctgtaaatcttggcccgagcCATCGGGTCCGGGCTCAAATTCTAACTCTTTATTCTGGTCACGTCTGTTCAAGCTTGCGCGGTAAATGATCAGTCCGCAAACACGAGCTTCTGGTCTATCGTACCTATCCCTTCCgtgtgattcgctgcttgtaagtttgtttcagtgattggtaaaagtcTTTTGCATGATggaaattagttttattaatgaaat
Encoded here:
- the LOC114801034 gene encoding uncharacterized protein LOC114801034 — translated: MSTGGNVRTVSPAGSGIPLPNNMAAFSKLESRHLSSNLPVHRASSFSASTSSIPSIPSIPTSPLAREFGIKGALKRRGVLGPQFSPTRVTFSPERSSGTRSAYSSPQVPKKLLSYSKDTLDLHNRPQPEPWRDLGRNGNWKSGHPNSKSLDNTDVQAPSHNHHRPSNGNLLWHGPAANRRLRAATEQDQWSTGGELSSIKTKNQAGRAGREVPRMAAVAPFRFSRCVLLQVADPGGRGRLFAGGRQRLLL